In a single window of the Bacteroidales bacterium genome:
- a CDS encoding IgA Peptidase M64, protein MKTLFFSVLCVIGLNLQAGFDDYFENKTLRIDYYHTGNNTMEIYSIDELIEEPYWGGSKVNLLDIFNYGKYKLLVYDTEKNTLIYSYSYNTLFQEWQTTNEAKTTYRTFSETVTIPFPKKKVKCEFHSRNRKGIYEKKFEYIVDPKNYFIVKERRQEYPKTTILQSGDPAAKVDIVVIPEGYTSSEMDKFIQDANTFATYLFNASPYKQNKNKFNIWAIKAPSKESGSDVPGQGIWKNTLVGSRFYTFDLDRYLMTSENKALRNVASNAPYDQIYIIANTSKYGGGAIYNHYAFSVNNNPYAEYIFTHEFGHSFAGLGDEYYDSETSYNDFYPLDVEPPDPNLTTLVDFDSKWKILVDKDTPIPTPNDPKYKNKVGVFEGGGYVTKGVYRPSYDCTMKSISVDNFCRVCTLAIEKMIDFYTK, encoded by the coding sequence ATGAAAACATTATTTTTTTCTGTGCTCTGTGTCATTGGCCTGAATTTACAGGCAGGTTTTGATGATTATTTTGAAAACAAAACCCTCCGCATCGATTATTATCACACAGGAAACAACACCATGGAAATATATTCAATTGATGAACTGATAGAGGAACCATATTGGGGCGGCTCAAAAGTGAACCTGCTGGATATTTTCAATTATGGAAAATACAAGTTGTTGGTTTATGATACTGAAAAAAACACCCTGATTTACTCCTATTCTTACAATACATTGTTCCAGGAATGGCAAACCACCAACGAAGCAAAAACAACTTACAGGACTTTTTCTGAAACTGTTACCATACCTTTCCCTAAAAAAAAGGTAAAATGTGAATTTCATTCCCGCAACAGAAAGGGTATTTATGAAAAGAAATTTGAATATATTGTTGACCCTAAAAATTACTTTATTGTAAAAGAACGCAGGCAGGAATATCCAAAAACAACGATACTTCAATCCGGTGATCCAGCTGCTAAAGTTGATATCGTTGTAATTCCTGAAGGTTATACTTCTTCCGAAATGGATAAGTTTATACAAGATGCCAACACCTTTGCCACCTACCTTTTTAACGCCAGTCCATACAAACAAAATAAAAACAAATTTAATATCTGGGCCATCAAGGCGCCTTCCAAAGAATCGGGAAGTGATGTCCCGGGGCAGGGAATCTGGAAAAATACTCTGGTAGGCTCAAGGTTTTATACATTTGACCTTGACAGGTACCTGATGACCTCCGAAAATAAAGCTTTGAGGAACGTAGCTTCCAATGCACCCTACGACCAGATTTACATTATTGCAAACACTTCCAAGTATGGTGGCGGGGCTATTTATAATCATTACGCTTTCAGTGTAAACAATAACCCCTATGCTGAGTATATTTTCACACATGAATTCGGGCATTCCTTTGCAGGGCTGGGTGACGAATATTATGATTCAGAAACTTCATACAACGACTTTTATCCTTTGGACGTAGAACCTCCTGATCCTAACCTCACAACGCTGGTTGACTTTGATTCCAAATGGAAAATCCTTGTTGACAAGGATACGCCGATACCTACACCCAACGACCCGAAATACAAAAACAAAGTCGGGGTTTTTGAAGGCGGAGGTTATGTTACCAAAGGCGTTTACCGCCCATCTTACGACTGTACCATGAAGTCCATTTCCGTGGACAATTTTTGCAGGGTTTGTACCCTTGCCATTGAAAAGATGATTGATTTTTACACAAAATAA
- a CDS encoding B12-binding domain-containing radical SAM protein — MKILLISPGTPDEIDNKIIRQIPYLFAKANNAPHAVATIAALTPPEHEVSIRDEYMHGPVEEFLPGKSYDIIGISVTSNQLKRSLQIAAACKKYCPSAIVVAGGIGVETLIYKNKEHIDVVFHGEAEDTWPRFLNDVKNRNYQNVYRSIIKPDLTKSPPPRWELLGKDIISYNNVLLQTTRGCPFDCSFCDVIYTYGRKPRSKTIPQVLEEIKRLQKLGVDIIFIADDNFAGDRIYVKKLLRQMIALNKTFKIPVGFFTQIDITIAGDEELLKLLADANFMVLMIGIESVNIESLKDMNKKQNLVLQLDDAVCKIQSYGMVILAHMIIGADSDNKDIFRLTAEFIQRNNIVFHICHPLAAPPGTKMWYEYKRQGRLVTTEHQDASDKLDIITNIIPKQMSRIELLEGLAAYWDDIYKPEKFRERAIGFLKGITYKPAVRTSGLRLMWHMRKMVAGVFVYFFFRAEKMHRKTFIKIVSHFKTRLPRMMEKIIFTYTIYLIDSKRSAYDAAVAREMAAWERENPSMVTKDTCSIPVPDNIRKHAASLIDEIYKSLRQHTADKETIYHAAVDVLMDFSDRFGNNFVELDEFYREQLKIGCESMAEKIKLSDRVSGVSLPEKQPTGFSREIMDALDNAVRYRNIYG, encoded by the coding sequence ATGAAAATATTATTGATAAGCCCGGGCACTCCCGACGAAATTGACAACAAAATTATCAGGCAGATACCTTACCTTTTTGCCAAAGCCAACAATGCACCTCATGCGGTAGCCACCATAGCCGCCCTCACACCACCTGAGCATGAAGTTAGCATACGGGATGAATACATGCATGGCCCTGTTGAAGAGTTTCTGCCAGGTAAAAGTTACGACATCATAGGTATATCTGTTACTTCCAACCAACTAAAACGCAGCCTGCAGATTGCAGCTGCATGTAAAAAATACTGCCCTTCAGCCATCGTGGTGGCAGGAGGTATCGGTGTGGAAACGCTGATTTATAAAAACAAAGAACATATTGATGTGGTGTTTCACGGAGAAGCGGAAGACACCTGGCCACGCTTTCTGAATGATGTCAAAAATCGTAATTATCAGAATGTTTACAGGAGCATCATAAAACCCGACCTTACAAAATCACCGCCGCCGCGATGGGAACTATTGGGCAAAGACATAATATCATACAACAATGTATTACTGCAAACTACAAGAGGATGCCCCTTCGACTGCAGTTTCTGCGATGTGATATACACATATGGCCGCAAACCCCGCAGCAAAACAATCCCTCAGGTGCTCGAAGAAATAAAAAGGTTGCAGAAACTGGGAGTGGACATCATTTTTATTGCCGACGACAATTTTGCCGGTGACCGTATATATGTGAAAAAACTGCTGAGGCAGATGATAGCGCTGAATAAAACATTTAAAATCCCTGTGGGATTCTTTACTCAGATTGATATCACCATCGCCGGCGATGAAGAACTGCTGAAGCTGTTGGCCGACGCCAACTTCATGGTGCTGATGATAGGCATAGAATCGGTGAATATTGAGTCGCTGAAAGATATGAACAAAAAACAAAACCTTGTTCTCCAGCTCGATGACGCGGTGTGCAAGATACAGTCCTATGGGATGGTGATACTTGCACACATGATTATTGGCGCCGATTCTGATAACAAAGATATTTTCCGGCTGACGGCTGAGTTTATTCAGCGTAACAATATTGTTTTTCATATTTGTCATCCACTGGCGGCACCCCCGGGCACAAAAATGTGGTATGAATACAAAAGACAGGGGAGGCTGGTAACTACCGAACATCAGGATGCCAGCGACAAACTTGATATTATCACAAACATTATCCCGAAACAAATGTCGCGCATAGAGCTTCTGGAAGGCCTGGCAGCGTATTGGGATGATATTTACAAACCGGAGAAGTTTCGGGAAAGAGCTATTGGCTTCCTGAAGGGCATCACCTACAAACCCGCAGTAAGAACCTCAGGACTCAGGCTGATGTGGCATATGCGCAAAATGGTTGCTGGAGTTTTTGTTTACTTTTTCTTCAGGGCAGAAAAGATGCACCGCAAAACTTTCATAAAAATTGTCTCTCATTTTAAGACAAGGTTGCCCCGGATGATGGAAAAAATTATATTTACATACACCATTTATCTGATTGATTCCAAGCGCTCGGCTTATGATGCAGCAGTAGCAAGGGAAATGGCTGCCTGGGAAAGGGAAAATCCAAGTATGGTAACAAAAGATACCTGCAGCATTCCCGTTCCGGATAATATCAGGAAGCACGCAGCTTCGCTGATTGATGAAATTTACAAGTCTCTGCGGCAACATACTGCAGATAAAGAAACCATATACCATGCTGCTGTGGATGTGCTGATGGATTTTAGCGACCGTTTCGGCAATAATTTTGTGGAGCTGGATGAGTTTTACAGGGAACAGCTGAAAATTGGCTGCGAAAGCATGGCCGAAAAGATAAAACTCTCTGACAGAGTTTCAGGGGTTTCCCTGCCGGAAAAGCAACCCACGGGTTTTTCCCGCGAAATTATGGATGCCCTTGATAATGCGGTAAGGTATCGGAATATTTACGGATAA
- a CDS encoding long-chain fatty acid--CoA ligase, whose amino-acid sequence MEITRIFDLLETYAQKFPKDDALAGKEDGEWIKYSTKSYIEISNYIAYGFINLGVKKGDKIATITFNRPEWNFLDMGIMLCGAIHVPIYPNITESDYKYILNHAEVKYVFVAGEDLFKKIESIASEVPSLKEIYTFKNLHGCKHLNELIRLGWQNPAKETVTEIKDSIKTDDIATIIYTSGTTGVPKGVMLSHANIISNFIAVSYIPPIGPTDNALSFLPLCHVYERMLNYLYQYLGVSIYYAENLGTIADNMKEVKPAIISCVPRLLEKIYDRIVKAGRKLSPVKKRLFFWALEVGSKYELETCHSFWYKLKLKVANVLIFSKWRAVFGGNIKLVVSGAAALQARLARIFWAARIPVLEGYGLTETSPVIAVNSFVDKDGVKFGTVGKPLRGVQVEIAEDGEILCKGPGLMKGYYKDEVYTKEVIDTDGWFHTGDLGQIEEKGQLRITGRKKEIFKTSFGKYINPGQIEDKFKESPMIDTLIVLGENQKFAAALLVPDFNDLKSWCENKNIVYTTNTEMINHPDVKKKFAKEVSFYNSFFGDTEQIKRWEIMDSEWSVFSGELTPTLKIKREYIVKKYQNIIDKMFENNQ is encoded by the coding sequence ATGGAAATAACACGTATTTTTGATTTGCTTGAAACATATGCCCAAAAATTTCCCAAAGATGATGCTCTGGCTGGAAAAGAAGATGGTGAATGGATAAAATACAGTACTAAGTCGTACATAGAAATATCCAATTACATAGCTTACGGATTTATTAATCTTGGAGTTAAAAAAGGTGACAAGATTGCCACCATCACTTTCAACAGGCCCGAATGGAATTTTCTTGACATGGGCATCATGCTTTGTGGAGCTATACATGTCCCGATATACCCGAACATCACTGAGTCTGATTATAAATACATACTAAACCATGCTGAAGTAAAATATGTATTTGTTGCCGGAGAAGACCTCTTCAAAAAAATTGAAAGCATCGCTTCAGAAGTACCGTCTCTAAAAGAAATTTATACTTTTAAAAACCTGCACGGATGCAAACATCTGAATGAGTTGATTCGTTTGGGTTGGCAAAATCCAGCAAAAGAAACGGTAACAGAAATAAAAGATTCTATTAAAACGGATGATATCGCTACAATAATTTACACTTCCGGCACCACCGGTGTCCCCAAGGGTGTGATGCTGTCGCACGCAAACATTATCAGTAATTTTATTGCTGTTTCATATATTCCTCCTATTGGGCCTACCGACAATGCCCTCAGTTTCCTGCCGTTATGCCATGTTTATGAACGTATGCTGAATTACCTCTACCAATATCTTGGAGTTTCAATTTATTATGCCGAAAACCTGGGGACGATAGCAGACAATATGAAAGAAGTGAAACCGGCCATTATTTCATGCGTTCCCCGCCTGCTTGAAAAAATTTATGACAGGATTGTAAAAGCGGGGCGAAAGCTTTCCCCTGTTAAAAAGAGATTATTCTTCTGGGCTCTGGAAGTTGGCTCAAAATATGAACTCGAAACCTGCCATAGCTTCTGGTATAAATTAAAACTGAAAGTTGCCAATGTCCTTATCTTCAGCAAATGGAGGGCTGTATTCGGCGGAAATATTAAGTTGGTTGTTTCCGGGGCGGCAGCTTTACAGGCAAGGCTTGCCAGAATTTTCTGGGCTGCGCGGATTCCCGTTCTCGAAGGTTACGGGTTAACAGAAACCTCTCCGGTCATCGCTGTGAACAGCTTTGTGGATAAAGATGGCGTAAAATTCGGCACGGTAGGAAAACCCCTGAGAGGCGTGCAGGTAGAAATTGCTGAAGACGGAGAAATATTATGCAAAGGCCCGGGATTAATGAAAGGCTACTATAAAGATGAAGTATATACAAAAGAAGTTATTGATACTGATGGATGGTTTCATACCGGTGACCTGGGACAAATTGAAGAAAAAGGACAGCTGCGCATTACCGGCAGGAAAAAAGAAATATTTAAAACATCTTTTGGGAAATATATCAACCCGGGACAGATTGAAGATAAATTCAAAGAATCCCCTATGATTGATACTTTGATTGTACTGGGTGAAAACCAAAAATTTGCCGCGGCACTTTTGGTTCCTGACTTTAATGACCTGAAATCCTGGTGTGAAAACAAAAACATTGTTTATACCACCAACACAGAAATGATAAACCATCCCGATGTAAAAAAGAAATTTGCAAAAGAAGTGAGTTTTTACAACTCCTTTTTCGGAGACACCGAGCAAATCAAACGTTGGGAAATAATGGATTCTGAATGGTCGGTTTTTTCAGGAGAACTGACACCCACTCTGAAAATAAAACGTGAATATATTGTTAAGAAGTATCAAAACATCATTGACAAAATGTTTGAAAATAACCAATAA
- a CDS encoding bifunctional enoyl-CoA hydratase/phosphate acetyltransferase: MQITRLEQMLEILKSRESKRLVAAYANDSHTIGAISKAIDLGLVEATLVGDKKTIEDVCKEMNIKINKFKIVQEADEMKAAEKAVELINSGEGKILMKGLVSSDKYMRAILNKEKGLMVNSNATLSHVTVIETPRYPKLLIVSDVAIIPLPDLKQKIAILNFIIQTAHALGIDNPKIAVLAATEQVSLSMPACIDAAILSKMADRGQIKGGTVDGPLAMDVCIDMESVQIKKLKSPVAGDADGILFPNIESGNVFFKANTKLAGAELGAVVVGAKVPAILTSRGDSEKTKMYSIALAAMMA; encoded by the coding sequence ATGCAGATTACCAGACTGGAACAAATGCTTGAAATTTTGAAAAGCAGGGAAAGCAAACGCCTAGTGGCAGCATATGCCAACGACTCACATACGATAGGAGCTATCAGCAAAGCTATTGACCTTGGACTTGTGGAAGCCACTCTTGTGGGGGATAAAAAAACCATTGAAGACGTATGCAAGGAGATGAATATTAAAATTAATAAATTTAAAATCGTTCAGGAAGCCGATGAAATGAAAGCAGCTGAGAAAGCTGTGGAACTTATCAATTCCGGAGAAGGAAAAATACTGATGAAAGGGTTAGTCAGCTCAGATAAGTACATGAGAGCTATTCTCAACAAGGAAAAAGGACTGATGGTAAACTCCAATGCTACTCTCAGCCATGTTACCGTGATTGAGACCCCAAGGTATCCCAAGCTTCTTATTGTAAGTGATGTTGCCATCATACCTCTTCCTGACCTGAAACAAAAGATTGCAATTTTAAACTTCATCATTCAAACTGCCCATGCTCTGGGGATTGATAATCCAAAAATTGCCGTTCTGGCAGCCACCGAACAGGTTTCCCTAAGCATGCCAGCCTGCATAGATGCCGCCATACTGTCGAAAATGGCTGACCGCGGCCAAATTAAAGGCGGCACAGTTGACGGCCCCCTCGCCATGGATGTTTGCATTGACATGGAAAGTGTACAGATAAAAAAACTGAAAAGCCCTGTGGCAGGAGATGCTGACGGTATATTATTTCCTAATATTGAATCTGGGAATGTTTTTTTCAAAGCCAACACAAAGCTTGCCGGCGCTGAACTGGGAGCTGTCGTGGTAGGTGCAAAAGTTCCGGCTATCTTAACTTCACGCGGCGACAGCGAAAAAACAAAAATGTATTCCATAGCGCTTGCTGCTATGATGGCCTGA
- a CDS encoding glycosyltransferase family 39 protein has protein sequence MKNLVALGYKKRKLILALIALAIILRFIFLNLYNWQHGNTGYSGVQYLVDSFRYIEGAEALLDGGSLDYKQQQFAGYIALIVFAKITGAGVYIVVWLQILMALLSAYFLYKLVLSFSGSRFAGFTASGFYLANPFITQWHLYIMTESLYTSMLIITVFLLYKALEKKTIRTYISAIISLLIILSIRPNAWVLLPLTLTFGIHAYLKRAWIKSLVSMFVTTLFVVIVTHLPFTNKAIENIGTEHIRMNQVFLNGEVIPNCPELRVNMPVDNALAGDNWKKSYLYILQNPLPCIKLAIKRVVTELLQINRSWLSVKYKLRLYLWLFPAYIFALIGGWYFRKNKAVKIIFWVVIMHLMIIALTFADYEGRFLNYFLPLIYACTGCGVAIVINKILKKQQSTG, from the coding sequence ATGAAAAATCTTGTTGCACTGGGTTACAAAAAAAGGAAGTTAATACTGGCGCTTATCGCTCTAGCGATAATCCTGCGTTTCATCTTTCTGAACCTATACAACTGGCAACATGGCAATACCGGCTACAGCGGGGTGCAATACCTTGTGGATTCATTTCGTTACATAGAAGGCGCCGAAGCATTGTTGGACGGCGGAAGCCTTGATTATAAACAGCAGCAGTTTGCAGGTTACATTGCCCTGATAGTTTTTGCAAAAATAACAGGTGCAGGGGTTTATATCGTGGTATGGTTGCAAATTCTTATGGCTCTTTTGTCCGCATATTTTCTTTATAAACTTGTGTTATCGTTTAGCGGAAGCCGTTTTGCCGGATTTACAGCTTCGGGTTTTTACCTTGCAAATCCTTTCATCACGCAGTGGCATCTGTACATTATGACAGAATCGTTATACACGTCCATGTTGATAATTACGGTTTTTCTGCTTTACAAAGCTCTGGAGAAAAAGACCATTCGGACATATATTTCCGCCATAATTTCCCTGCTCATCATCCTTTCCATCAGGCCAAATGCATGGGTGTTGCTACCGCTGACCCTGACTTTTGGCATCCATGCATATTTAAAAAGGGCGTGGATTAAATCGCTCGTATCCATGTTTGTGACAACCTTGTTTGTTGTTATTGTTACACACCTCCCTTTTACAAATAAAGCCATAGAAAACATAGGCACGGAACATATCCGCATGAACCAGGTGTTTCTGAACGGCGAAGTGATACCCAACTGTCCTGAGCTAAGAGTAAATATGCCGGTAGATAATGCTTTGGCAGGAGATAACTGGAAAAAAAGTTATCTTTATATTTTACAAAACCCTTTGCCCTGCATCAAACTTGCAATTAAAAGGGTTGTTACCGAACTTCTTCAGATAAACCGTTCATGGCTTAGCGTAAAGTATAAACTGAGGTTGTACCTATGGCTTTTCCCGGCTTACATTTTTGCATTAATTGGAGGATGGTACTTCAGAAAAAACAAAGCCGTAAAAATAATTTTTTGGGTAGTAATTATGCACCTTATGATAATTGCTCTTACCTTTGCCGACTATGAAGGGCGTTTTCTGAATTATTTTTTGCCATTAATATATGCCTGCACTGGTTGTGGTGTAGCCATAGTCATAAATAAAATCCTGAAGAAACAACAAAGTACCGGATAA
- the murA gene encoding UDP-N-acetylglucosamine 1-carboxyvinyltransferase, with protein sequence MKSFEINGGISLKGDIIPQGAKNEALQVLCATVLTSGKVTISNVPNINDVNKLIDLLAGLGVEVNKTAEGIYSFRADNINLDYITSEQFLAKATSLRGSVMLIGPLLARFGKAYMPKPGGDKIGRRRLDTHIIGFEKLGAKFDYNYKHNIYKISAAKLTGCSMLLDEASVTGTANIIMGAVLAEGTTSIFNAACEPYIVQLCTMLNNMGAKISGIRSNLLTIEGVKELHGCEHKLLPDMIEVGSFIGLAAMTKSELRIKNVRYEHLGIIPDVFKRMGIHFELLGDDIFVPAQDIYEIENYIDGSILTISDAPWPGFTPDLISVALVVATQAKGSVLIHQKMFESRLFFVDKLIDMGAKIILCDPHRATVIGLARQYPLRGISMTSPDIRAGVALLIAALSAEGKSTIHNIEQIDRGYQNIDERLRNIGAEIRRK encoded by the coding sequence ATGAAATCATTTGAAATAAACGGAGGAATAAGCCTAAAAGGCGATATCATCCCGCAGGGAGCCAAAAACGAAGCCCTGCAGGTATTGTGTGCCACTGTGCTAACCTCCGGAAAAGTTACTATTAGTAATGTGCCAAATATCAATGACGTTAATAAACTGATTGATTTGCTCGCCGGTCTGGGGGTTGAAGTGAATAAAACAGCCGAAGGTATTTATTCTTTCAGAGCAGATAATATTAATCTGGATTACATCACATCGGAACAATTTCTTGCAAAAGCCACCAGCCTGCGCGGCTCGGTAATGCTGATAGGCCCTTTGCTGGCTCGTTTTGGCAAAGCATATATGCCTAAACCCGGTGGCGATAAGATAGGCCGCCGCCGCCTCGATACACACATCATAGGTTTTGAAAAACTGGGAGCAAAATTCGATTATAACTACAAGCATAATATTTATAAAATCAGCGCAGCAAAATTGACAGGCTGTAGTATGCTGCTCGATGAAGCCTCGGTAACCGGTACTGCCAACATCATCATGGGGGCAGTACTGGCCGAAGGAACGACAAGCATTTTTAATGCCGCATGTGAGCCCTATATCGTACAGCTTTGCACCATGCTGAATAATATGGGCGCAAAAATTAGCGGCATACGTTCTAACCTGCTTACCATTGAAGGTGTGAAAGAACTGCACGGTTGTGAACACAAACTGTTGCCCGACATGATAGAAGTGGGAAGTTTTATAGGCCTTGCCGCCATGACAAAATCGGAGTTAAGGATAAAGAATGTCAGGTATGAACATCTGGGTATAATACCCGATGTATTCAAACGGATGGGAATACATTTTGAACTCCTGGGTGACGATATTTTTGTTCCGGCACAGGACATATACGAAATAGAAAATTATATCGACGGCTCCATACTTACAATTTCCGATGCCCCCTGGCCGGGCTTCACCCCTGACCTTATCAGTGTGGCACTGGTAGTGGCCACGCAGGCTAAGGGTAGCGTGCTCATTCATCAAAAAATGTTTGAAAGCCGTTTGTTCTTTGTTGATAAACTTATAGATATGGGGGCAAAAATCATATTGTGCGACCCTCACCGTGCAACAGTAATTGGTCTCGCCCGCCAGTACCCACTACGGGGCATCTCTATGACATCGCCCGACATTAGGGCCGGAGTAGCATTGCTGATAGCCGCACTGTCGGCAGAAGGCAAGAGCACAATCCATAATATTGAACAAATTGACCGAGGGTATCAAAATATTGACGAAAGACTCAGAAATATCGGTGCTGAAATCAGGAGAAAGTAA
- a CDS encoding agmatine deiminase family protein — translation MQRIITILSCYFCFTLYTYAQHVGNVPYEFQAKYHMLDSAELYAPLKDNKAFTQTPPPTGTVRPIAEWEPAQAVLVSYPGNFGIPYSLIEEMSQDCKVITVVTSSFQQTTVTNNYNSNGVNLANCQFLIRPLNSYWTRDYGPWFIMTNDNTVAIIDFPYNRDRPTDDTIPRAIATYIGMPLYGMNIFHTGGNYMCDGIEVAAMTDLVEEENQTLNHAQIDTMFSQYMGIKRNYITADPLADYIKHIDCWGKFLDVDKILIASVPTSNSHYSDYEAMAAYWANETSSFGNKYKVYRVYEPSGQPYTNSLILNKKVLVPIKGGSNTTYDNSALEVYQNAMPGYEVLGFLASTASWQSTDALHCRTHEIADKGMLYIKHYPLLGQKPLQAHVINTEIFALSGSNIIPDSVYVKYRVFHGFWSSWIKINMTNTSGNSWTAEIPQQQNGDTIAYYIHASDQSPRNETHPLIGEPDPHKFYLFGTTTVVEEKEITKAIVFPNPAVDYIYIQMCQAKNSSAQIRLYDILGKEVMAVDEKNLNERMLRLDVTELQAGTYFLSIRSGNFKETRKIMVMH, via the coding sequence ATGCAACGTATTATTACCATTTTATCCTGTTATTTTTGTTTTACACTTTATACTTACGCACAACATGTTGGCAATGTACCTTATGAATTTCAGGCAAAATACCACATGCTCGACTCGGCTGAGCTGTATGCACCGCTGAAAGACAACAAGGCCTTTACCCAAACACCTCCGCCCACCGGCACGGTACGCCCCATAGCCGAATGGGAACCCGCACAGGCAGTGTTGGTGAGTTACCCAGGCAATTTCGGCATCCCATATTCGCTAATCGAAGAAATGTCTCAAGATTGCAAAGTTATTACCGTTGTTACTTCTTCATTTCAACAAACCACCGTAACAAATAATTATAATTCAAACGGAGTAAACCTAGCTAACTGTCAGTTTTTGATTAGACCTCTTAACTCGTATTGGACAAGAGATTACGGTCCATGGTTTATAATGACAAATGATAATACTGTTGCCATAATAGATTTCCCTTACAACAGAGATCGCCCAACAGATGACACCATTCCAAGAGCTATAGCAACATATATAGGAATGCCTTTGTACGGCATGAACATCTTTCACACCGGTGGTAATTATATGTGTGACGGAATTGAAGTAGCAGCTATGACTGATTTAGTTGAAGAAGAAAATCAAACTCTTAATCATGCCCAGATTGACACAATGTTTAGTCAATATATGGGTATTAAAAGGAACTATATCACTGCAGACCCTTTGGCTGATTATATAAAACATATAGACTGCTGGGGTAAGTTTCTGGATGTGGATAAAATATTGATTGCATCTGTACCTACAAGCAATTCTCATTATAGCGATTACGAAGCCATGGCGGCTTACTGGGCAAACGAAACTTCTTCTTTTGGAAACAAATATAAGGTTTACAGGGTTTATGAGCCGAGTGGTCAACCTTATACAAACTCTTTGATTTTAAACAAGAAAGTATTAGTGCCTATAAAAGGTGGTTCTAACACAACATACGATAATTCTGCATTAGAAGTTTACCAAAATGCCATGCCAGGCTATGAAGTCTTAGGCTTCTTAGCTTCAACTGCATCTTGGCAATCCACCGATGCCCTGCACTGTCGCACCCACGAGATAGCAGATAAAGGCATGTTGTACATAAAGCATTATCCATTGCTGGGCCAAAAGCCTCTACAGGCACATGTCATAAATACCGAAATATTCGCTTTAAGCGGTAGCAACATTATCCCCGATTCAGTATATGTAAAGTACAGAGTTTTTCACGGTTTCTGGAGCTCCTGGATAAAAATAAACATGACCAACACTTCGGGCAACAGTTGGACAGCCGAAATTCCTCAGCAGCAAAACGGCGACACCATAGCCTATTATATCCACGCCTCCGACCAGTCGCCGCGCAACGAAACACACCCGCTGATAGGAGAACCCGACCCGCATAAGTTTTATTTGTTCGGAACAACCACCGTGGTGGAAGAAAAAGAAATTACCAAAGCCATCGTTTTTCCCAATCCCGCTGTGGATTACATTTACATACAAATGTGCCAAGCCAAAAATTCTTCTGCGCAGATACGTTTGTATGATATTTTAGGCAAAGAAGTGATGGCGGTAGATGAAAAAAACCTTAATGAGCGTATGCTGCGGCTGGATGTAACCGAATTACAAGCCGGTACATACTTTTTATCCATACGTTCGGGCAACTTTAAAGAAACAAGAAAAATAATGGTGATGCATTAG